From a single Methanomassiliicoccales archaeon genomic region:
- a CDS encoding FAD-binding protein → GQHYSMGGVDAGNEASTGLAGLYAAGECACISVHGANRLGGNSLLETIVFGRIAGSAMSESSAKAPGPDIVSIREGMVNESKRIEDILHNEGGGQQAILREELKAVMWSCFGIFRQEERMEKGLARIRDVQARMRSVSIGDKGRPFNQALVDLLELEGMTKVAEAVGLGALYRRESRGSHFRTDFPRRDDTEFLRHSMVSVREGGLLVTYSPVRLGKFGVKEREY, encoded by the coding sequence CGGACAGCATTATTCCATGGGAGGAGTGGATGCCGGAAACGAAGCGTCCACTGGACTGGCGGGCCTATACGCGGCCGGAGAATGCGCTTGCATCAGCGTGCATGGCGCAAACCGGCTGGGCGGCAACTCCTTGTTGGAGACGATCGTCTTCGGAAGGATAGCTGGAAGTGCCATGTCTGAAAGCTCCGCTAAGGCTCCCGGGCCGGACATCGTATCGATCCGAGAGGGGATGGTGAATGAATCGAAAAGGATCGAGGACATACTACACAATGAAGGGGGTGGACAACAGGCGATATTGCGGGAAGAGCTGAAGGCGGTCATGTGGAGCTGTTTTGGGATATTCCGCCAGGAGGAGCGGATGGAAAAGGGGCTGGCCAGGATAAGGGATGTTCAGGCCAGGATGAGGTCGGTCTCCATCGGTGACAAGGGCAGACCATTCAATCAGGCGTTGGTGGACCTCTTGGAGCTGGAGGGGATGACGAAGGTCGCTGAGGCGGTTGGCTTAGGCGCCCTCTATCGCCGGGAGTCCAGAGGTTCACATTTCAGGACCGACTTCCCCAGAAGGGACGATACCGAGTTCCTGAGACACTCCATGGTCTCGGTCAGGGAGGGAGGACTGCTGGTCACATATTCTCCGGTACGCCTTGGTAAGTTCGGGGTAAAGGAGCGTGAGTACTGA